One Citrobacter amalonaticus genomic window carries:
- the tal gene encoding transaldolase, with product MNQLDGIKQFTTVVADSGDIESIRHYQPQDATTNPSLLLKAAGLAHYAHLIDDAIQWGKQQGKTQEQQVAEACDKLAVNFGAEILKSIPGRVSTEVDARLSFDQQKSIDKARHLVDLYQQQGIDKSRILIKLASTWEGIRAAEALEKEGINCNLTLLFSFAQARACAEAGVFLISPFVGRIYDWYQARSPMDPYVVEQDPGVKSVRNIYDYFKQHRYDTIVMGASFRRTEQILALAGCDRLTIAPNLLKELQEKEEPVVRKLVPSSQTFHRPAPMSEAEFRWEHNQDAMAVEKLSDGIRLFAVDQRKLEDLLAAKL from the coding sequence ATGAACCAGTTAGACGGCATCAAACAATTCACCACTGTCGTGGCCGACAGCGGCGATATTGAGTCTATTCGTCATTACCAACCCCAGGATGCCACCACCAACCCTTCGCTGCTGCTGAAGGCCGCTGGCCTGGCGCACTACGCGCATCTGATTGACGATGCGATCCAGTGGGGAAAGCAGCAGGGGAAAACCCAGGAACAGCAGGTTGCCGAAGCCTGCGACAAACTGGCGGTCAATTTTGGTGCGGAAATTCTTAAAAGCATTCCGGGACGCGTGTCGACCGAAGTGGATGCCCGACTCTCCTTCGATCAACAAAAAAGTATCGACAAGGCCCGCCACCTGGTGGATTTGTACCAGCAGCAGGGGATCGATAAATCCCGCATACTGATTAAGCTGGCCTCCACATGGGAAGGTATTCGCGCAGCAGAAGCGTTAGAGAAAGAGGGAATTAACTGTAACCTGACGCTGCTGTTTTCCTTTGCTCAGGCCCGCGCCTGCGCTGAAGCGGGCGTCTTTTTGATCTCCCCGTTTGTCGGACGCATCTATGACTGGTATCAGGCGCGCAGCCCGATGGACCCGTACGTTGTCGAGCAAGATCCCGGCGTGAAGTCGGTACGCAATATCTACGATTACTTCAAACAGCATCGCTATGACACCATCGTCATGGGTGCCAGCTTCCGCCGCACTGAGCAGATCCTCGCGCTGGCCGGCTGCGATCGCCTGACGATTGCCCCCAATCTCCTGAAAGAATTACAGGAAAAAGAAGAACCGGTCGTGCGCAAGCTGGTGCCGTCTTCGCAAACCTTCCATCGTCCCGCGCCCATGAGCGAAGCTGAATTCCGCTGGGAGCATAACCAGGATGCG